The genomic window CGCGAAGATGGCGGCCTGGAAGCGCTCGCCCGAGCTCAACTGCCAGACGTGCATCGCCGGCGCAAAACAAGGCTGCGAGTGCGCTCGCGAGAAGCCCTGGAACGGCAAGTGCGAAGCGGAAGCGAAGGCCCGCGCCGCCGAGACCGACTGCTCCAGTGAGCTGCTCAACTGCCTCGTGCTGTGCGTCTCCGACTGCACGTGCAAGGCGAAGTGCGTGGCCGGTCACGACGCGTGCGTGGCGAAAGAAGCGCCGCTGCAAAGCTGCCTCGCGGACATCTGCCAGAGCACCTGCGACTAGCGCCAGGCGCCTCTACGAGAGGACGGCGCGGATGGCGGCGAGCGCGGCCTGGATGCGCTCGAGGCTGACGGCGTAGCTGAGCCGCAAGTGTCCCGGCGCGCCAAAGGCCCCGCCGGGGACGCCGACGACGTGGGCCTCTTCGAGCAAGAGCATCGCGACGTCGGCGTCGGTCGTGAGCTTTCGGCCCTTCTTCTCGGTGCCAAGGAGACCGCGCACGTCGGCGAAGGCGTAGAACGCGCCTTCGGGCTTGCGGCAGCGAATGCCCGGAATGGCGTTCAAGCCGTCGACCATCGCGTCGCGACGCGCTTGGAACGACGCGCGAATCTGGGCGAGGGCGTCTTGCGGGCCCGTGAGCGCCGCGAGCGCCGCGTATTGTGCCACGGCCGTTGGGTTCGTGGTGCTCTGGCCTTGGACCATGTCGCACGCCTTCGCCACTTCCTTCGTGGCGACGAGCCAACCGATGCGCCAGCCGGTCATGGCGTAGCTCTTCGACACGCCATCGACGAGGATGAGGCGCTCGCGAAGCTCGGGCGCGAGCTTCAGCGCGGAGACGTGCTCGAAGCCGTCGTAGACGAGCTCGGAGTAGATCTCGTCGACGATGATCCAGCAATCGTGGGGCGCGAGCACGTCGAGGAGCGCCTTCATCTCGCTCGCCGAATACGCTGAGCCGCTCGGGTTCGAAGGCGTGCAGAACACGACGGCCTTGGTGCGCGGC from Myxococcales bacterium includes these protein-coding regions:
- a CDS encoding pyridoxal phosphate-dependent aminotransferase, which codes for MARKLADRLKAVAPSVTLQMNARAADLRARGVDVYNLGVGEPDFEPPSFVLEAAKRAIDEGKSSKYTAVSGIAPLKKAIAAQIERTRGYAPAPEEIVVTVGAKHALMNLALVLFEAGDEVIIPEPYWVSYPEQVRMMGATPVFVPSDESTGFRIEPAALAKALTPRTKAVVFCTPSNPSGSAYSASEMKALLDVLAPHDCWIIVDEIYSELVYDGFEHVSALKLAPELRERLILVDGVSKSYAMTGWRIGWLVATKEVAKACDMVQGQSTTNPTAVAQYAALAALTGPQDALAQIRASFQARRDAMVDGLNAIPGIRCRKPEGAFYAFADVRGLLGTEKKGRKLTTDADVAMLLLEEAHVVGVPGGAFGAPGHLRLSYAVSLERIQAALAAIRAVLS